The Fibrobacter sp. UWEL DNA window GAGGCATTTCTTCGCGAAGGGGATTCTGTAGAACGTGTGGCTCGCGTTCTCAAGCTCCCCACAGAAAAGGTCCAGGAACTGGCGGATAAGATTAAAAACGCCAAGTAAAATCATCATAAATTTGTAAGAGGTATGGAATCACGTCTAAATCAATAAGACATTTGATTCTTTCTGCAATTTTTGCTTTCGTGGCTTGCAGTTCTAACGAAACGGATTCCTTACCAAGGATGGTAGGGAATCCCACTCTTCGTGACATTTTGGTGGTTAAACAAAACTACAATGTGTTATTTTTTGATGTTTCAAAACCACAAGATGAATTTATCATGGTAAAAACCTACAACATCAAAGAACGTCTTCTTATGTCTAAAGGTTGCGTTTGCGGTTGTAACAGTGGAGGTATAATCCCTTGTGATCAATGGGGTATGCCCGATAAGAAGATTGGGACTGTTGATTACCAAAAGCTTGAAAGCTTATTTAATCACTCGCAAAGATAAACTACTTTAAAACAAAATGACATGGTTGTTGGTGGATTCCCTTGTCAACCCTTGTTCAGTGCGGAATTGCTGTGGTTCAATTCGAGATTCGATTGATGCTGCGAAATTAAAACGAATGAAAAAATAAGTACAAACGAATAAAACCGCCCGGTGTTTGCCGGACGGTTTTTAATGCTTTGGACTGCTAGATCCCCGATCAGGTCGGGGATGACGTAGGGAATGTTATTCCTTGATGCTCCAGGTGGTGCCTTCCTTGGAGTCCTTGATCACCACGTTCATGGCGGCCAGTTCGTCGCGGATGCGGTCACTTTCTGCCCAGTTCTTGTTGGCGCGAGCTTCCTTACGGGCGGCCAGCAGTTCTTCCACCTTGGCAACGTCAACGCCTGCGGCGCCTTCTTCTGCCTTCTTCTTGTAGTCTTCGCGGGGCTGATCCAGCTTGAGGCCGAAGATCTTGTCGAAGTCCATCACGAGAGCAGCCTTTTCGCCGTCATCGATGTCTGACTTGAGCATGGTATTCAGGATGCCGAGGGCGCGGGGCATATTCAGGTCGTCGCCAATAGCGGTCTTGAATTCTTCCTGGAAAGCCTTTGCAGCTTCGCTCTTGATTTCAGTTGCCTTGCCGATCAGGGGGTCGGTCTTCTTGTGAAGGCTCTTGAAGGCTTCCTTGGCGCCGGTGAGGGCGTCCCAGGTGAAGTTCAGGTAGTTGCGGTAGTGGCTGCCCAGTGCGAAGTAGCGGTAGTCCAGCGGATTGTAGCCGCGGTCCATGAGCAAGGTAACGGTCAAAAATTCGCCGCTGGACTTACTCATCTTGCCGAAGGTCTGCTGAGTGGTTCCGTCTTCCAGCTTTTCTTCGCTGGCGGTACGGAGGAATTCACCGTGCATCCAGAAACGGGAGAACTGAACGCCGTTGGCGCATTCGCTCTGCGCGATTTCGTTGGTGTGGTGCACGCGGATATGGTCAGAACCGCCGCAGTGAATGTCCAGAGTGGGGCCATTGTACTTCATGGCCATGGCGGAGCATTCGATATGCCAGCCCGGGAAGCCTACGCCCCAGGGGGAATCCCATTCCATGGCGCGCTTCTTGTCGGTGGGGCTGAACTTCCAGAGAGCGAAGTCGGTAGCGGCATGCTTTTCGCCCATGTCGATACGGCTGCCCTTGCGGAGGTTTTCAACGTCCAGGCGGGCGAAGTCTGCGTAGCGGGGGAACTTGAGGCTATCGAAGTAGATGCCGTCGCTGGTGCGGTAGGTAAAGCCCTTTTCTTCCAGCTTCTGGACCAGTTCGATCTGTTCCTTGATGTGCTGGGTGGCAGGAGTCCAGCGGGTGGGTTCCTGAATGTTCAGACGGTGCCAGTCAGCCATGAAAGCGTCGGTGTAGAACTTTGCGATGTCCCAAACGGACTTGCCTTCGCGGGCGGCGCCCTTTTCCATCTTGTCGTCACCGGAGTCTGCGTCGCTGGTCAAGTGGCCCACGTCGGTAATGTTCACGATGTGGTTTACTGCGTAGCCGTAGTACTTCAGGGTGCGAACCAGGAAGTCTTCGAAAATGTAGGTGCGGAGGTTGCCGATGTGGGCGAAGTGGTACACCGTAGGGCCACAACAGTACATACGCACGGCGGGAACGCCTTCGGGAAGTGTAAAGATCTCTTTCTTGCGTGATGCGGTGTTGTAGAATTGAAGTGCCATTTGAGCCTCCGGTTAAATTTCGGCGCGACCTGCGCCTTTCGGGGGGCAAATTTAGAAAAAACAGGTAGTTTTGACTAACAGGAAATACTTATAGGTCCCTCTAAAAGAATGCTATTGGATTGGACGGGGAACTTTTCTACATTTTACGTAAACAGAAGTCATTGTCTAACCTTCTTTAAAAAACAACTATTATGATTGAAAAGATTAAGTACGAGGTGAAAGACCTCGTTGTTCTCCTGAGGAACATCCCCTCTCTCGCAGTCACCTTCTTCGTCCTTTCTGTGGTGTGCATGAACTTGCTCGCCAACAAGGAGCTATTCTCCACAGAATATCTGGCCCTGGATTGCGGCTTTACCTTGAGCTGGTTCTCTTTCCTTTGCATGGACATGATATGCAAACGGTTCGGGCCTAAGGCTGCCATGAAGGTTTCCATGGTGGCGCTGTTCATCAACTTGGTTACCTGCGGCCTCTTCGCGCTCCTTTCCCGCACGCCCGGCATGTGGGGCGAATTCTACAGCTACATCGATTCCAATCCCGATGCGGCAAGCGTTGCCAACGCCTCGCTGAACGCAACCTTTGGCGGATCCTGGTATGTGGTGCTGGGCTCCGCCCTGGCCATGTTCACGTCCTCCGGTGTCAATTCCATTGTGAACTATTTGATTGCGAAGACAACCAAGACGACGGGTTTCAAGAATTTTGCTCTCCGCTCCTACGTTTCTACCGCGGTAGCCCAGTTTGTGGACAACTTCATTTTCGCCATGGTGGTAAGCCACGTATTCTTTGGCTGGACTATGACCCAGGTGATTGTCTGCTCCATTACAGGTTCCATCATGGAACTGCTTTGCGAAATCGTCATTAGTCCTATTGGCTACAAGATGGTGTGCAGCTGGGAAAAGCATGACGTAGGTCGTGAATACTTGAACATGAAGGCTGGAAAATGAATGTCCTGATCAGTGGAACTAGCCAGGGGATTGGTCGCGCCATTGCGGAACTGTTCCTGAAGAACGGCTTTAAGGTTTTTGGCGTCGACGTTCAGGAATCCTCCATCCACCATCCTGAATATTTTCATTTCGTTGCAGACGTTTCGAATAAGTCGTCCCTGCCCGAAATAGAACAGACCATGGACATCGTGATTAGTAACGCAGGCGTCCAGGATTCCGGTCGTGACATCGAAATCAATCTGAAGGGCTCCATCAATTTTGTGGAGAAGTATGCCTTCCAGAGTTCCATCAAGTCTGTTCTGCTGGTAGCTTCTGCTTCGGCTCATTCCGGCGCGGAATTTCCGGAATATTCCGCCTCTAAGGGCGGGCTTCTTTCCTACATGAAGAATGCCGCTATTCGCCTCGCGAAGTTTGGCGCTACCTGCAATAGTATTTCGCCGGGTGGCGTCACTACCGAATTGAACCGCCCTGTTATGGACGATGCAAAATTGTGGCAGCGCATTATGGATGTGACGCCTTTAAAACGCTGGGCATCTCCCGAAGATATAGCCCAGTGGGTTTACTTCCTCACGGTCGTAAACAAGAACTGCACCGGTCAGGATATTCTTATCGATAACGGCGAGAATGATTTGAATTCCACCTTCGTGTGGCCAGAATAAGTTTCGAAAAATCGGAACGCTTTGTTTCGAAGGGCAAATGCCTCAAAAAAGAATTGAAACTCTTTCACTCGGTCGGGATTTTTCGTTCCGCAAATAAATTCAAGTTTTTTTTCAAAGCACATTTTTTGACTTTTGGACAGGAACCTCGGAAGGTAACTTTACTGGAAAAGCGAGGTTTATCATGAATTCCAAAAAGTTTCCCCTGATTGTTGCGTCTGCCGCTATGGCTCTTGCCGCTTGCTCTGACACTGTTGATTCCAACAACGCAGTGAACGACGCTGCAGAAAACTACACCCAGGTTTCTGTCACCACATATACTTGCACGGATGGATCCGTAGTTGATGATGCATCCCTTTGCCCCACAGTAGTGGATCCTACTACCGGTGAAGAAGTTTCTGGTGTTGCAGATTCTGTGGTGACTACTACCATTACCTGCGCTGACGGCTCCGTAGTTGAAGATGCGGCGCTCTGCCCGCAGATTGAACCTGCTTCTAGCAGTTCTCAGAAGACCTCGAAGCGTTCTAGCTCTAGCGCTGCTGTAAATCCCGGTTCCAGTGCATCGCAGAACCCTGCATCCAGCGGATCCTCTTCTACTCCTGTGGTCATTCCGTCCGACGATGATGACGATACGGATCTGGAAGATGCAAAGACTTTGACGGGTTCCGAAATCATGTTGAAGCTTGCTGGCACTACCGCTACCGTTGAAAATAACAATGGCTGTGTTACTGTGGAAGGAAGCGTTGCAACGATTACCTGCCCTGCAGATTACTACATCACCGGTACTTCCACCGATTTCCAGGTGGTGGTGAATACTCCGGGTATTGAAAACGAAGGCAATACAGGTCTTTATCTCTATAACGCAACTCTCAAGAGCTCTGGCGCTCCCATCCTGGTGAAGAATGCTGACAAGACCGTTCTCCATCTGGTGAAGGGTACGGTAAACTCTGTGGAAGATGGTTCCAATGCGAGTGCTCATTTGTTCGAAAAGGTCAACGGCACTCAGGATACTGCAAAGGCTGCCATCTACGCCAAGGACGATTTGAAAATCAAGGGCTCCGGCAAATTGACCGTTACCGCAAACTACAATAACGGCATTCAGAGCAGCAATGATCTCAGGATCAAGAACGGTGACATCACGGTGACAGCCGCCCAGAATGGCCTGAAGGGTAAGGGTAGCCTGGTGATTTCCGGTGGTACCTTGAATATTACCGCAAAGTCCGGCGACGGTCT harbors:
- the cysS gene encoding cysteine--tRNA ligase; translated protein: MALQFYNTASRKKEIFTLPEGVPAVRMYCCGPTVYHFAHIGNLRTYIFEDFLVRTLKYYGYAVNHIVNITDVGHLTSDADSGDDKMEKGAAREGKSVWDIAKFYTDAFMADWHRLNIQEPTRWTPATQHIKEQIELVQKLEEKGFTYRTSDGIYFDSLKFPRYADFARLDVENLRKGSRIDMGEKHAATDFALWKFSPTDKKRAMEWDSPWGVGFPGWHIECSAMAMKYNGPTLDIHCGGSDHIRVHHTNEIAQSECANGVQFSRFWMHGEFLRTASEEKLEDGTTQQTFGKMSKSSGEFLTVTLLMDRGYNPLDYRYFALGSHYRNYLNFTWDALTGAKEAFKSLHKKTDPLIGKATEIKSEAAKAFQEEFKTAIGDDLNMPRALGILNTMLKSDIDDGEKAALVMDFDKIFGLKLDQPREDYKKKAEEGAAGVDVAKVEELLAARKEARANKNWAESDRIRDELAAMNVVIKDSKEGTTWSIKE
- a CDS encoding VUT family protein; amino-acid sequence: MIEKIKYEVKDLVVLLRNIPSLAVTFFVLSVVCMNLLANKELFSTEYLALDCGFTLSWFSFLCMDMICKRFGPKAAMKVSMVALFINLVTCGLFALLSRTPGMWGEFYSYIDSNPDAASVANASLNATFGGSWYVVLGSALAMFTSSGVNSIVNYLIAKTTKTTGFKNFALRSYVSTAVAQFVDNFIFAMVVSHVFFGWTMTQVIVCSITGSIMELLCEIVISPIGYKMVCSWEKHDVGREYLNMKAGK
- a CDS encoding SDR family NAD(P)-dependent oxidoreductase; its protein translation is MNVLISGTSQGIGRAIAELFLKNGFKVFGVDVQESSIHHPEYFHFVADVSNKSSLPEIEQTMDIVISNAGVQDSGRDIEINLKGSINFVEKYAFQSSIKSVLLVASASAHSGAEFPEYSASKGGLLSYMKNAAIRLAKFGATCNSISPGGVTTELNRPVMDDAKLWQRIMDVTPLKRWASPEDIAQWVYFLTVVNKNCTGQDILIDNGENDLNSTFVWPE
- a CDS encoding carbohydrate-binding domain-containing protein, encoding MNSKKFPLIVASAAMALAACSDTVDSNNAVNDAAENYTQVSVTTYTCTDGSVVDDASLCPTVVDPTTGEEVSGVADSVVTTTITCADGSVVEDAALCPQIEPASSSSQKTSKRSSSSAAVNPGSSASQNPASSGSSSTPVVIPSDDDDDTDLEDAKTLTGSEIMLKLAGTTATVENNNGCVTVEGSVATITCPADYYITGTSTDFQVVVNTPGIENEGNTGLYLYNATLKSSGAPILVKNADKTVLHLVKGTVNSVEDGSNASAHLFEKVNGTQDTAKAAIYAKDDLKIKGSGKLTVTANYNNGIQSSNDLRIKNGDITVTAAQNGLKGKGSLVISGGTLNITAKSGDGLESDECTEDANGNCTGVVDGKGIVVISGGNITVNAGDDGIQAYNYVMVSDSTEAATVSVKSTGKGIVSDNLVYMNGGTVTVDATDDGLHSGLNIWMNAGNVTISTKDDGIHADSTLYLNGSTVNVKTAYEGMEAFYIRAQAGITSTYGTDDGWNAAGGTDNNSSNTGNQGWAMGGGGMMSSSKGYIVVSGGYHYISASGNDIDVLDANGTATQTGGVLILEIPTSTSGGMQMAPGGNWGGSSSGSGCSTNMAGGLIDTDNGFTITGGVLIGFGSRTEEYPSCSATSYTSSNYYGASNAAAKPQGSGSMVIYGGDVKSVAQVETSGMTEIKFPNGVSYMYK